gtgttttattaaaaatttaatgaaattcgaATATAcgtagatttatataaaattatttcgttgtgttttttatttaaaattaaaatcttatctCAATTgccatgttaaaaaaaatcgatatcaatattcatttaatttatacggATCAATTAAAATGATCATATTTCGTTCGCAccttctaatataaaaatatgatgtaGACATAACACTAGCAAAGCCAATTACGAGCAATTAACATAGCAGTGATTATAACGGTCGATGTATGTAGGTATTTGGGTGAAGTTTAGGAGTTAGAAAGGTTAAATTTATTACACAGCAAGGTTAAGGGGATACGAgctagaattatttttaatacattaaactaACGGTTAACTGTACACTAGCAATAATACGAAGCATATTTGTCCGTGTAATTTCTAACAATACGAAAGACGGAATTAATTTTATGTCGTGATTATATtacgattatttataataatacaaaaatatgaaatttacgCATGTCacgtctatttaatttttaaactaaagatgatgaaattgtgtatatataataatattatatacaaaaacttcTGAAACGCCAttcatcttctggtataagttttatgaaaattgtctttgtagttttttcagttagacataacaaaaaaaaggcTCACTATCGCATTGGTAGGTATAGTATGTACTTATATCAACTGAAGATGGCACTCTCAAACATCTGCGTATTTAATGGCTGGCCCACATGCGTTAGATTATCGCACATTAGGGCACGTCATCATAAATTTGGTTTCAATGCTTCATAATTCTACccactttacatttaaatccatactactgttataaataaaataaaaactctatctgttacgttttcacaaCTGAGCTGAAAGGATatgatgatatttaatattcatataaactcTGGGGGCGTTAATCTATTTAAGTAAATCAATACGAATCAATAagacgttttataatattaaattatttaaacgcgAACTAAATCGTCTGTGAAAAGctacatatttatgaaatttaaattacttcgcATGTTATACAATTTATGCTTTAATTCTTCGACcgtgaaataattatttcaaattatccgGCATATCGCATTTCGGAAGTCTCTGAAACGGGTCACGctaaaatatttcacattacAATTTTCATAATCAACATTGTATGAAAAAAACTTCGCTCAATTAAACTTAATGGGTTCTAGCTGAATTTTATTcatgctattttttattaaaatataatacgagCCGTATAACGGCacttgaaatattaacaatatgtaagatttattaaccttttttgttttgttatagtaCATGTTCGAAAATGGAAGTCACGATGAAGGACTGCTCAATCGAGAGAAGTTTCTAGAAGTGGGCAACAGGATGGAGGCCAGAAGAGATTATTTGCGAAGTGAATGTTCGAAACACGGTCTCGACAGTTCGAGCCATAAAGCGTATGCGTGGGAATATCTCATCAACCGGCAGTACCATGTTATATGGTGAGAAATTTGTTATGCAACTAATATATagattacataatattactcTAATAATGACTTTATCactatgtatatattcataGACATCATGCAGATctattaatctatttatttatgatataaacgcTTCTGTTCAGGGCAGCATTTAAAGGCTTGAAAGCGTTGGGACCAAAACGTCAAACcccaattaataattataaaataaataattatgaagtaggaaaaaataaattttcagttatttattataaattaataatgtctcATTAtgatttaacaattatatatgcaataaaaagtattttttcataGGTGCAACATCTTCAAAGCCGCATCAACATCCTGGATGTACAACTTTAACTTAATGGCAAACTATACAGCTACCTTTCTCGATAAAACAAAGGAAGTTCCGCTTGAATTAGCCCGGAAGAAATACGCGAGGCCTACAGTAGAAATGATAAGGAAGGCCCAAGGGGATTCCATCACATTCTTGATCGTGAGACACCCTCTAGAAAGGTTGGCGTCAGCTTATAACGACAAAATCGTCCATGCCTGGCCTAAGTCATTCCACGACCAGATGGGGCGtagaataattaagaaatatagaaaagtgagtacatattatttacagaatttctttattttgaaatacttGTCAcagtaaatgaaataattgaaatatatattataggtgcGGACAACATTAAGTACAAGTCTGTTGGACGTTACAAAGgtcaaaaaaattgaatttatataaatatgcagtaacataaataaaagcatATCAGCGCGCGATACCTTAAATCAAAAATGATCGCggattaaaactttatttttactaatgtGACGTAGGAACGAGTAgattacaaaacattaaatacCCACTAAACCAGCATGATTACAATACGAAATGTTGCACGTTGAAATTGTATTTGAATTTGgcaaagtataaattattacagaCAAATTGCACAGACGTGAGTCATTATTTGTATTTCGGTTAAAATCGGCATTCTAGAATCGTATACAATATGTTTAGCTGTTCAGTCACGAACATTACCGTTGCATTACCGTTCTTAGTAATTGCTATAAAAATTATGGTTATGGTATTATGTACGTGTATATAGGTATTAGAACGGACTACCTCGTTGCTCTAGCTCATATGGCTACAAATCCTGGCCCTGTGCTCAAACcccgggtcgggccaataaattgACCATTTTATTGGCCCATTTGCTCATTcatctatctattttataattatgttcctTCATAACTACATAACTATATAGACCTTCTATTTACGTACCtatcaatgttttttaatatccaCTTAATCGAATTTCTCCTCATTAAATCCAACGAAAATCAAACACTGTCGAAATAAGATCAGACAGAAGACAAATAACTATATGTGCTTTTCGTAGACTTTTTGGATTATGAGTACCAATTTTACAGTGCTCTTGAAACCGAAATGTATCTCGTTTTAATTAAGAGATTGTATTCCTAATctatactagtattataaagaggttaagtttgtgaggttgtacgtggtaatctctggatctactgaaccgattttgaaaattcttttaccaatagtaAGCCACATTATCCTGAATGTTATAGGCTATATAATAaaccgaaaaatgaaaagattttttaatggtAGTtgaatttgcaaagtaagtcggagaaaaaacggtcgaacgaaaacgtttcttacgaatgGTGCCTTAACGATAAGAGTTATATGATtaagttctagagaaaagttgtagagcttgataatacCTACAAAAAATTCAGCGACAAcgtatgtctaacttttatatttaagtcacaaaaagtagttttttatattaaaaaaataaattaaatcgacattttattggtatatataatatattattaaatcgatATGTTTATCggcttatttaatatattattaataattatgaaatttttactttatactgCATATAGTTTGGACGA
This genomic stretch from Nymphalis io chromosome 17, ilAglIoxx1.1, whole genome shotgun sequence harbors:
- the LOC126775114 gene encoding carbohydrate sulfotransferase 11 isoform X4: MFENGSHDEGLLNREKFLEVGNRMEARRDYLRSECSKHGLDSSSHKAYAWEYLINRQYHVIWCNIFKAASTSWMYNFNLMANYTATFLDKTKEVPLELARKKYARPTVEMIRKAQGDSITFLIVRHPLERLASAYNDKIVHAWPKSFHDQMGRRIIKKYRKSSPKPVPTERYPVFEEFVSYVLDEAKVKRTLDMHWTPYTDFCTPCKFNFDVILKFETLDEDQRFLIQMARLQEIIKPEWRNSGKGTNTLHNINHLYSRLKKSQLDGLYKLYKYDFQLFNYTIDNYYEIIKKDDDSNHG
- the LOC126775114 gene encoding carbohydrate sulfotransferase 11 isoform X3, translating into MPFIKQYMFENGSHDEGLLNREKFLEVGNRMEARRDYLRSECSKHGLDSSSHKAYAWEYLINRQYHVIWCNIFKAASTSWMYNFNLMANYTATFLDKTKEVPLELARKKYARPTVEMIRKAQGDSITFLIVRHPLERLASAYNDKIVHAWPKSFHDQMGRRIIKKYRKSSPKPVPTERYPVFEEFVSYVLDEAKVKRTLDMHWTPYTDFCTPCKFNFDVILKFETLDEDQRFLIQMARLQEIIKPEWRNSGKGTNTLHNINHLYSRLKKSQLDGLYKLYKYDFQLFNYTIDNYYEIIKKDDDSNHG